One genomic region from Trueperaceae bacterium encodes:
- a CDS encoding extracellular solute-binding protein yields the protein MLVPTTRRKSVTWLATATAAAALVLGVAKAQGTTAAPTTLTLYSGQHETLAGALAAGFFEATGIRVDVRTGKDADLVNQIIEEGGRSPADLFLSEEPGPMNALASRGLLAPVDPETLAKVQPSLNPGTGDWVAVAARSRVIFYNPTLIDESALPKSILELTDPAWKGKFAYAPSGAFVSTVTYLINAIGEDQTLAWLKGIQANGLNLQKNGAVRDAVEAGQVAFGLSNHYYWYLLAQSRGGEDKLASRVHYMGGGDAGALLLASGAAVLKSSKHQAEAQRFLAWLADAQGGQQVIANESPQYPLGLGVSSPLGLKPIEELSPPAIDQNSLQDLEKAKELIIQAGII from the coding sequence ATGCTCGTTCCCACCACGAGGCGCAAGTCGGTCACCTGGCTGGCAACGGCCACGGCAGCGGCCGCGCTCGTCCTCGGCGTCGCCAAGGCGCAGGGCACCACCGCCGCCCCCACGACCCTCACCCTCTACTCCGGCCAGCACGAGACCCTCGCAGGCGCGCTCGCCGCCGGCTTCTTCGAGGCTACCGGTATCAGGGTCGATGTTCGCACGGGGAAGGACGCCGACCTGGTCAACCAGATCATCGAGGAAGGTGGCCGCTCGCCCGCCGACCTGTTCCTCAGCGAGGAGCCCGGCCCGATGAACGCGCTCGCTAGCCGCGGCCTCCTGGCCCCCGTCGACCCGGAGACGCTAGCCAAGGTCCAACCGTCGCTCAACCCCGGGACCGGTGACTGGGTGGCCGTCGCGGCGCGCTCGCGCGTCATCTTCTACAACCCCACGCTCATCGACGAGAGCGCCCTGCCCAAGAGCATCCTCGAGCTCACCGACCCCGCCTGGAAGGGCAAGTTCGCGTACGCCCCGAGCGGCGCGTTCGTCAGCACCGTCACCTACCTCATCAACGCCATCGGCGAGGATCAGACGCTGGCGTGGCTTAAGGGCATCCAGGCGAACGGCCTCAACCTGCAGAAGAACGGCGCCGTCCGCGACGCCGTCGAGGCCGGCCAGGTCGCTTTCGGGCTCAGCAACCACTACTACTGGTACCTACTAGCCCAGAGCCGCGGCGGCGAGGACAAGCTCGCCTCCAGGGTCCACTACATGGGCGGGGGCGACGCCGGCGCGCTCCTTCTCGCCTCTGGCGCTGCGGTCCTCAAGTCGAGCAAGCACCAGGCGGAGGCGCAACGTTTCCTCGCCTGGCTCGCGGACGCGCAGGGCGGCCAACAGGTCATCGCGAACGAGTCGCCCCAGTACCCGCTCGGCCTCGGGGTGAGTAGCCCGCTCGGCCTCAAGCCCATCGAGGAACTCTCCCCGCCGGCCATCGACCAGAACAGCCTGCAGGACCTCGAGAAGGCCAAGGAACTGATCATCCAGGCGGGCATCATCTAG
- a CDS encoding isocitrate lyase/phosphoenolpyruvate mutase family protein produces MTNPVTRRADAERFRTLHHGQGPLVLPNAWDAASAATLVTAGFGAIATSSGAISRSLGYSDGEGTPPAEAFAATARIVAGATAARGPGLAPVLVTADIETGYGLSADALVERLVRAGVVGCNLEDSDPRTGQLVPAEQQVERIGAVVRAARAANTGLVVNARVDVHVRQDGPEATRLERSMGRARRYLAAGADCVFPIMLSEDADIGAYVKGVGGPVNVMARPSTPGLGRLAELGVARVTFGSGLHRAALAALAGAAETIRQGLAPWEG; encoded by the coding sequence ATGACGAACCCAGTCACCAGGCGGGCGGACGCCGAGCGTTTCAGGACGCTCCACCACGGGCAGGGTCCGCTCGTGCTACCGAACGCCTGGGACGCTGCCAGCGCCGCCACCCTCGTGACGGCGGGGTTTGGCGCCATCGCCACTTCCAGCGGGGCCATCTCGCGCTCCCTCGGGTACTCCGACGGCGAGGGCACGCCCCCGGCAGAGGCGTTCGCGGCCACCGCGCGCATCGTCGCGGGAGCGACCGCGGCGCGGGGCCCGGGGCTGGCTCCGGTGCTGGTCACGGCGGACATCGAGACCGGCTACGGCCTGAGCGCAGATGCCCTGGTGGAGCGGTTGGTCAGGGCCGGCGTGGTCGGCTGCAACCTAGAAGACAGCGACCCGCGAACCGGGCAGTTGGTGCCCGCGGAGCAGCAGGTCGAGCGGATCGGTGCCGTCGTGCGCGCCGCGCGAGCGGCCAACACCGGCCTGGTGGTCAACGCCCGCGTCGACGTGCACGTGCGGCAGGACGGGCCGGAGGCGACGCGACTGGAACGGTCCATGGGGCGCGCCCGCCGCTACCTGGCCGCCGGCGCTGACTGCGTGTTCCCCATCATGCTCAGCGAAGACGCCGACATCGGAGCGTACGTGAAGGGCGTGGGAGGCCCCGTCAACGTCATGGCGCGTCCCAGCACCCCGGGTCTGGGGCGGCTGGCCGAGTTGGGCGTGGCGCGCGTGACGTTCGGCAGCGGGCTCCACCGGGCCGCGCTGGCGGCCCTCGCAGGCGCGGCGGAGACCATCAGGCAGGGCTTGGCGCCGTGGGAAGGCTGA
- a CDS encoding ABC transporter ATP-binding protein — MLSLKGVSKSFHAKPAPVHALRDVDLDVSAGGFTAILGASGCGKTTLLRVVAGFDRPDRGEVTLGGRVLTSGATQVPPERRGIGIVPQEGALFPHLSVGQNVGFGLGGWALSGRTRRQRSERVRQLLELVGLPDHEARRPEELSGGQQQRVALARALAPFPEVVLLDEPFSALDATLRVELREEVRDLLRSLGTTAVLVTHDQEEALSLADHVAVMRQGRVVQADSPHGVYASPADQQVASFVGEAILLPAMVAPPGTDPVHPCVECALGCIAVQGGVGGSMLGKCMVMLRPEQLELADGGVKARVMSTSFFGHDSVVRLRLGVDGSGAPVRVRLQGHSVPRVGTVVGVRVAEGTLGRVTTHDHQEHATA, encoded by the coding sequence ATGCTGAGCCTCAAGGGCGTCAGCAAGAGCTTCCACGCCAAGCCCGCGCCCGTGCATGCGTTGCGGGACGTCGACCTCGACGTGAGCGCCGGCGGCTTCACGGCCATCCTCGGCGCGTCCGGCTGCGGCAAGACGACGCTGCTCCGCGTCGTGGCGGGCTTCGACCGGCCCGACCGGGGCGAGGTCACGCTGGGCGGCAGGGTCCTCACGAGCGGCGCCACCCAGGTGCCGCCAGAGCGGCGCGGCATCGGCATCGTCCCCCAAGAGGGGGCGCTCTTCCCGCACCTCAGCGTCGGGCAGAACGTGGGCTTCGGCCTTGGGGGCTGGGCCCTCTCCGGCCGCACCCGGCGCCAGCGTTCCGAGCGCGTGCGTCAACTCCTCGAACTCGTTGGCCTTCCCGACCACGAGGCTAGGCGCCCGGAGGAACTGTCGGGTGGTCAGCAGCAGCGCGTGGCCCTTGCCAGGGCCCTGGCGCCGTTCCCCGAGGTGGTGCTGCTCGACGAGCCCTTCTCAGCCCTCGACGCCACGCTGCGCGTCGAGTTGCGCGAGGAGGTCCGCGACCTGCTGCGCTCGCTTGGCACCACGGCGGTACTCGTGACCCACGACCAGGAGGAGGCCCTGTCGTTAGCCGACCACGTGGCAGTCATGCGCCAGGGGCGCGTCGTGCAGGCCGACTCGCCGCACGGAGTTTACGCCAGCCCCGCTGATCAGCAGGTCGCCAGCTTCGTTGGCGAGGCCATATTGCTGCCGGCCATGGTGGCCCCGCCCGGCACCGACCCTGTCCACCCGTGCGTGGAGTGCGCCCTCGGCTGCATCGCTGTGCAAGGCGGCGTCGGGGGTTCCATGCTCGGCAAGTGCATGGTCATGCTGCGGCCCGAACAGTTGGAACTGGCCGACGGCGGCGTCAAGGCGCGCGTGATGAGCACCAGCTTCTTCGGCCACGATAGCGTCGTGCGCCTACGGTTGGGCGTCGATGGCTCGGGTGCGCCGGTGCGGGTGCGGCTGCAGGGCCACTCTGTGCCCCGGGTCGGGACCGTCGTGGGCGTGCGCGTCGCCGAAGGGACCCTAGGGCGCGTAACGACGCATGACCACCAAGAACACGCCACCGCCTGA
- a CDS encoding iron ABC transporter permease: MTTKNTPPPERHAPPVALVPRPRIVGARPPAALAVPAVLVALLALTPVGYLLFRGGISLPLLLRELSSPTTGMLITNTLLLALGVTLTCAGLGVSLALLVVRTDLPARPLLTVLFALPLGIPSFVGSYTWVATFYELAPRSTFIYGLPGAVIILSLAMYPYIYLPVVAALRGLDPAQEEAARSLGTGAAVAFFRVTLPQLRTAIAGGGLIVALHMFAEFGALELLRFRTLTTAIVQRVTVLSAPEAARTLSLVLALGSLALLALDLKVRGRPSAARTGGGVARAPSLWRLGRSRWLWLGASGFLLALALGVPLSAMGGGLVRLLLRPDAAFDWARLIGATQDTAQYALATALAASIAAIPVSLLAVRYPGRLAMLTERSTWIAHSLPGVIVSLALVYLSVRWLYPIYQTSALLVIGYVILYLPIAVGAQQVGFGHASPQFDNVARSLGARSLGTFFRVTLPLALPGIAVGAILVMLNVGKELTMTLLLHPTGTRTLATALWATTEGEVLDFAAAAPYAVALVAITAIPAFVLIRQTLRRPARR, translated from the coding sequence ATGACCACCAAGAACACGCCACCGCCTGAACGGCACGCCCCACCCGTAGCGCTAGTTCCCCGCCCGAGGATCGTTGGGGCGCGGCCGCCCGCGGCCTTGGCGGTGCCGGCCGTGCTGGTGGCGCTGCTGGCCTTGACGCCCGTCGGCTACCTGCTCTTCCGCGGCGGGATCAGCCTGCCACTGCTCCTTCGCGAACTCTCGAGCCCCACCACCGGCATGCTCATCACCAACACCCTGCTGCTGGCGCTGGGCGTGACACTGACCTGCGCCGGTCTCGGGGTGTCGCTGGCGCTGTTGGTGGTGCGCACCGACCTGCCCGCCAGGCCGCTCCTCACGGTGCTCTTCGCGCTGCCGCTCGGGATCCCGTCGTTCGTAGGTTCGTACACCTGGGTAGCGACCTTCTACGAGCTGGCGCCCCGCTCGACGTTCATCTACGGCCTGCCGGGCGCCGTCATCATCCTCAGCCTCGCCATGTACCCGTACATCTACCTGCCCGTGGTGGCCGCCCTCAGGGGGCTCGACCCGGCGCAGGAGGAGGCCGCGCGCTCCCTCGGCACGGGCGCGGCCGTGGCGTTCTTCCGGGTGACCCTCCCGCAACTGCGGACGGCCATCGCGGGCGGTGGGCTGATCGTCGCCCTACACATGTTCGCGGAGTTCGGTGCCCTCGAGCTTCTCAGGTTCCGGACCCTGACCACCGCCATCGTGCAGCGAGTGACCGTCCTGAGCGCGCCAGAGGCCGCCCGGACCCTCTCGTTGGTCCTCGCTCTCGGTTCGCTCGCGCTGCTGGCGCTCGACCTCAAGGTGAGGGGTCGGCCCAGCGCCGCGCGCACGGGCGGCGGCGTGGCGCGCGCCCCGAGCCTGTGGCGCCTGGGACGCAGCCGCTGGCTGTGGCTTGGCGCGTCGGGGTTCCTGCTCGCGCTCGCGCTCGGAGTGCCGCTGTCCGCCATGGGCGGGGGGTTGGTGCGGTTGCTGCTGCGGCCCGACGCTGCCTTCGACTGGGCGCGCCTCATCGGTGCCACGCAGGACACGGCGCAGTACGCGCTTGCCACCGCGCTGGCGGCGAGCATCGCGGCCATCCCCGTGAGCCTTCTCGCGGTCCGTTACCCGGGCCGACTTGCCATGCTGACGGAGCGTTCCACCTGGATCGCTCACTCGCTGCCGGGCGTCATCGTCTCGCTGGCGCTCGTCTACCTGTCCGTCCGGTGGCTCTACCCGATCTACCAGACGAGCGCCCTGCTGGTGATCGGCTACGTCATCCTCTACCTACCCATCGCGGTAGGGGCGCAGCAGGTGGGGTTCGGGCACGCCTCGCCGCAGTTCGACAACGTGGCGCGCTCGCTGGGCGCGAGATCGCTTGGGACCTTCTTCCGCGTCACGCTGCCGCTGGCCCTGCCCGGGATCGCGGTCGGCGCCATCCTGGTGATGCTGAACGTGGGTAAGGAGCTCACGATGACCCTGCTCCTCCACCCGACGGGCACGCGCACGTTGGCCACGGCCCTGTGGGCGACGACCGAGGGGGAGGTGCTCGACTTCGCGGCGGCCGCCCCATACGCAGTGGCGCTCGTCGCCATCACGGCCATCCCGGCCTTCGTACTGATCCGCCAGACCCTGAGGCGCCCCGCTCGGCGGTGA